The DNA region AATCATAATCATACTTGCAATTTTAGTAATTCTTCTTGTCGCTTTATCGATCATCCGGCAAAAGCAGAATGAAAATTTTGCAGGAATTATGATTGAGCATAAAGATCAGATTTTCAAACTCTCATTCGACAGATTTGAAAAACTTAACAGAGAAAATTTCGTCACTTTGAGTGGTGATGAATTTCAGGGAATACGAATAGATAAAATCCTCGAATACTTTAAAATCGATTCGAGTTCGATCCCGAAAATAAAATTCATTTCCCGCGATGGTTTGCGAGCAACTATAAAAAAAGCTGAAATTGAAGAAACATATCTTGTTCTCAAAGAAAAAAATAATGAGCAATATTTTCGTCTGATCATTCCTGAAGATGAATTCAAACAGAGATGGATAAAATATGTTTCAAAAATAGAGTTATAGCAATTTAATGACAAACCTGAAAATTCAAGACCTGTCCTTTCGTTATACCAAAGATACTGCCTGGTTATTAGAAAATTTTAATTTCGAAACAGAATCCGGAGATATCATTGCTGTTAAAGGTAGCAGCGGATCCGGTAAAACAACCTTATTGAACATTTTATGCGGAGTGATCCCGAAAATGATCTCCGGAGATTTTCACGGAAAGGTCTTTATTTCCCATGAAGATCTAAAAAATCTAAGTTTACCGCAGATTTCTCCAAAGATCAGCTTACTTATGCAGGAACCCGAAAATCAACTTTTTTTTCCTCTCGTGGAATTGGAATTGGCTTTTGGTCCTGAAAATTTATTGGTCGAACCTGAAAAAATTAAGCGGAGAATCGATGATTCATTGCAGAAACTTGAGATCGAGGATTTGCGATTTGAAAATACGGCTGATCTATCTTTTGGTCAGAAAAAACTGATTGCTTTTACATCCCTTCTTACCTTGTCTCCTGATATTTATTTATTGGATGAACCTTCAGCAGGATTATCTGATAAATATGTTCAAATTATGAAAAATATAATAACAGAACTTTCAAGATCAGGGAAAATCATTTTTATAGCCGACCACATGGAAAAACTTTTAGAAATTTCAAATAAAGAGATAAATTTGAATAACTCGAGTTCAGAGGAGCGAAGTGAGACTGGACTTGAGTTAGTGACATCTTACTGAACTCCATCGAACTAAAGTTGATGAAGTCCAGTCAGATAGTATTCTGAAAAAGAGGAAATCAATAACGATGAAAATAAATCAGAATAACACCACAATTGTTTACTCCGGCTTTTGACGGACATTGTGGTGATGTGAAGTTCAAAAGATTTTCTATCACTATTTTATTTATCACGGCGTTAGATGGAATGGTTTTTTAGAATAATTATGATTAAAAAAATGAAAATAATCTCTATTAACGATCTTTCCTTCAGTTATCAAAATAAAAT from Candidatus Cloacimonadota bacterium includes:
- a CDS encoding ABC transporter ATP-binding protein, whose translation is MTNLKIQDLSFRYTKDTAWLLENFNFETESGDIIAVKGSSGSGKTTLLNILCGVIPKMISGDFHGKVFISHEDLKNLSLPQISPKISLLMQEPENQLFFPLVELELAFGPENLLVEPEKIKRRIDDSLQKLEIEDLRFENTADLSFGQKKLIAFTSLLTLSPDIYLLDEPSAGLSDKYVQIMKNIITELSRSGKIIFIADHMEKLLEISNKEINLNNSSSEERSETGLELVTSY